Genomic window (Desulforapulum autotrophicum HRM2):
GGGTTTGAACACGAGCAGCCCGTCGTGGACATCCGGCTCAGGTCTATCGAGTTCATGTTTATCGAGCAGGGCTGTCATGGTTATCTTCCAATGAGCTGAACTTTACCATTCAGCCAGTTCATGATCATGGAGACGATCAGATTGATGGTCATGTAAACCCCCATCCAGATGGCAATCACTTCAATGGCCTGATCGTTCTGACCGATAATGGTGCCCCCGATGGAGACCATGTCCGGGTACCCGATGGCAACGGCCAGGGAAGAGTTTTTAACCAGGCTTGTGTAATCATTGGTAGTGGCGGGGATAATTACCCGCAGGGCCTGGGGCAGAATGACTTTTCTCATGGTCAGGCCCGGTGGCAACCCCAGGGCCTTGGATGAATTGATCTGCCCAATGTTCACCGACTGGATGCCGCTTCGGACATTTTCACCGATAAAGGCGGCCGTGTACAGGACAAGACCTGTCATCAGGGCTGAGAATTCAGGACGAATCACAAGCCCCCCCTTGAAATTAAACCCCCTTAAAACGGCAAACTCCCAGGATAATGGGGTGCTGGCCAGGAACCATGCAATGGTGGGAAGTGTAACAACGGCAATCATCCCCAGAAAAAACGAGGGGATGATCCGGCCCGTCTCCCTGTGGCGCTTTGCCCCATATCGATTGATTAAAACAGCAACCAGGATTCCAGCCAGAAAAGCCATGCCCACAAACCAGAACCCTGGCTCTGGCATGGGTCTTGGAAGGTAGATGCCCCGGTTATTCAAGAAAAAACCGGAAAAAGGAATCAAGCTTTTTTGGGGAGAGGGCAACGCAGCAAGGGCAATGGAATAGGTGAAAAACAAGATCAAAAGCAGGGGAATGTTTCTCAAAACCTCCACATATATCTCTGC
Coding sequences:
- a CDS encoding amino acid ABC transporter permease, producing MAFFRSKTSVTTVVLQAAVLGIIFYAAHGLLVNTQANLEARNIASGFGFLSLESGMPISNSLLPYTPADSYGYAFLMGILNTLYVAFMGIVLATIMGILIGVARVSSNWLISKLAEIYVEVLRNIPLLLILFFTYSIALAALPSPQKSLIPFSGFFLNNRGIYLPRPMPEPGFWFVGMAFLAGILVAVLINRYGAKRHRETGRIIPSFFLGMIAVVTLPTIAWFLASTPLSWEFAVLRGFNFKGGLVIRPEFSALMTGLVLYTAAFIGENVRSGIQSVNIGQINSSKALGLPPGLTMRKVILPQALRVIIPATTNDYTSLVKNSSLAVAIGYPDMVSIGGTIIGQNDQAIEVIAIWMGVYMTINLIVSMIMNWLNGKVQLIGR